Proteins encoded by one window of Mauremys mutica isolate MM-2020 ecotype Southern chromosome 25, ASM2049712v1, whole genome shotgun sequence:
- the CDK5RAP3 gene encoding CDK5 regulatory subunit-associated protein 3, which translates to MQDYQNLPIDIQTSKLLDWLVDRRHCNLKWQGHVLTIREKINAAIQDMPESEEIKQLLSGSYIHYFHCLRIVDILKGTEASTKNIFGRYSSQRMKDWQEILSLYEKENTYLVELASLLVRNVSYEIPSLKKQISKCQQLQQEYSRKEEECQLGAAEMRERFYSSCKQYGITGDNVRRELLALVKDLPALLTEIGAGARVLSEAIDVYQACVQFVCESATERVVPMLRHVQERGNTTVYEWRRGVEPTMVERPRAEELPEQQDEEAIDWGDLGVESAPAPMGVDYSISGEDGAQAEEVDWGISLEPDPQGAGTDGIDWGDGSGGDPEQITVLEAGIQVPDGVARGPDALTLLESPETRSQFIDELMELETFLFQRIVEMSEEADVVSVSQFQLAPPVLQGQTTQKVGAMVSAVQELIGRLTNLRMQHLFLILASPRYVDRVSELLRQKLKQAELLVLKKELTAQKRQEALEEQGTLEPKLDLLVQKTKELQKLIEVDISKRYSGRPVNLMGTSL; encoded by the exons ATGCAG GACTATCAGAATTTGCCGATTGACATCCAGACAAGCAAGCTCCTAG ACTGGCTGGTGGACAGGAGACACTGCAACCTGAAATGGCAGGGCCACGTGCTGACTATCCGCGAGAAGATCAACGCGGCCATTCAGGACATGCCGGAGAGCGAGGAGATCAAGCAGCTGCTCTCGGGATCct ATATTCACTATTTTCACTGCCTGAGGATTGTGGACATTCTTAAAGGGACCGAGGCCTCCACTAAAAACATCTTTGGTCGCTACTCTTCCCAGCGGATGAAG GACTGGCAGGAGATCCTGTCCCTGTACGAAAAGGAAAACACCTACCTAG TGGAACTCGCCAGCCTTCTCGTGCGCAACGTCAGCTACGAGATCCCGTCCCTGAAGAAGCAGATCAGCAAgtgccagcagctgcagcaggagtaCAGCCGCAAGGAGGAGGAGTGCCAGCTGGGGGCCGCCGAGATGCGGGAGCGCTTCTACAGCTCCTGCAAGCAGTACGGCATCACC GGCGATAACGTGCGCCGGGAGCTGCTGGCCTTGGTGAAGGACCTGCCGGCGCTGCTGACGGAGATCGGGGCCGGGGCCCGGGTGCTCTCGGAAGCCATCGATGTGTACCAGGCCTGTGTGCAGTTTGTGTGTGAGAG CGCCACGGAGCGGGTGGTGCCCATGCTGCGACACGTGCAGGAGCGCGGGAACACGACCGTCTACGAGTGGAGGAGGGGGGTGGAGCCCACCATGGTGGAGCGTCCACGGgcggaggagctgcctgagcagcaGGACGAGGAGGCG ATCGACTGGGGGGACTTAGGGGTGGAGTCTGCGCCCGCCCCCATGGGGGTTGATTACAGCATCTCCGGTGAAGACGGAGCCCAGGCCGAGGAGGTGGACTGGGGGATCTCGCTGGAACCTGACCCACAG GGAGCCGGCACTGACGGGATAGACTGGGGAGACGGGAGTGGCGGTGACCCGGAGCAGATCACAGTGCTCGAGGCTGGCATCCAGG TCCCAGATGGAGTCGCCCGAGGGCCGGATGCTCTGACCCTCCTGGAGAGCCCGGAGACCCGGAGCCAGTTCATCGACGAGCTGATGGAG ctggAGACCTTCCTGTTCCAGCGCATCGTGGAAATGAGCGAAGAGGCTGACGTGGTGTCCGTGAGCCAGTTCCAGCTGGCCCCCCCCGTCCTGCAGGGCCAGACCACGCAGAAGGTGGGCGCCATGGTGTCGGCCGTCCAGGAGCTGATTGGCCGGCTGAccaacctgcggatgcagcaccTGTTCCTGATCCTGGCCTCCCCGAG GTACGTGGACCGGGTGAGCGAGCTCCTGCGCCAGAAGCTGAAGCAGGCGGAGCTGCTGGTGCTGAAGAAGGAGCTCACGGCGCAGAAgaggcaggaggcgctggaggaGCAGGGGACCCTAGAGCCCAAACTCGACCTGCTGGTGCAGAAAACCAAGGAGCTGCAGAAACTA ATTGAAGTGGACATTTCCAAACGGTACAGCGGGCGCCCTGTGAATCTGATGGGCACCTCCCTGTGA